A stretch of the Lolium perenne isolate Kyuss_39 chromosome 3, Kyuss_2.0, whole genome shotgun sequence genome encodes the following:
- the LOC127340025 gene encoding uncharacterized protein, protein MHYEARVQCVRDWHAERKVWMSKADCRDTLMAPWQYMQHPPQYVGEDRACFLAMVIWWTSREYARKHEEGKQKRSEMGGGSHVLGSKNLALTLQDEEVKTGVAPNLFGFFQKSKTRKEPHPETGSLWVNDLAEGQCGAYRSKFKDKHGEDADPTTEEFDVEVAVLAGQGKKGGRLWIADGLVDPSTIPSLRQIRRGRTSEQPRVETRPRASDLAIEKLRAEMEERERRHQEEQMQMQKKLGRTCRCSSRCCKQMQQQQQMFQEMFMNQTVLTSPPGSSGPSTSCPPMFPHFIPTPDPAVMALLQRSAKSSPPTPGLTVNNTGIIRSLQQLSRD, encoded by the exons atgcactacgaggcacgtgtccagtgcgtccgcgactggcacgccgagcgcaaagtttggatgagtaaggctgattgtcgggatacgctcatggcaccgtggcagtacatgcag caccctcctcagtacgtcggggAAGACAGGGCGTGCTTTCTTGCGATGGTCATATGGTGGACATCCCGCGAGTACGCccggaagcacgaggagggcaagcagAAGCGTTCAGAGATGGGAGGTGGATCACATGTCCTGGGCAGCAAGAACTTGGCCCTTACCTTGCAGGATGAG gaagtgaaGACAGGCGTGGCACCAAACTTGTTTGGCTTTTTCCAAAAGTCGAAGACCAGGAAGGAGCCGCATCCTGAAACGGGGTCCTTGTGGGTCAACGACCTAGCGGAGGGCCAGTGTGGCGCGTACCGCTCGAAGTTCAAGGACAAGCACGGCGAAGACGCCGACCCAACCACCGAAGAGTTTGACGttgaggttgcggtgcttgcgggacaaggcaagaagggtggccgcctatggattgctgacgggttagtcgacccaagtaccattccatctctacgccagatccgtcgtgggcgtacgagcgagcagcctcgggtagagacccgcccacgggcttcggacctagctatcgagaagttacgg gcggAGATGGAAGAAAGGGAACGGAGGCACCAAGAGGAGCAGATGCAGATGCAGAAGAAATTAGGGAGAACATGCAGATGCAGCAGCAGATGTTGCAAACAGATGCAACAACAGCAGCAGATGTTCCAAGAGATGTTCATGAACCAGACCGTGCTGACTTCACCACCGGGGAGTAGTGGTCCTAGCACGTCGTGTCCTCCTATGTTCCCACATTTT ATCCCCACGCCCGATCCGGCTGTGATGGCGCTCCTCCAAAGAAGCGCCAAGTCGAGCCCGCCGACACCTGGCTTGACCGTCAACAATACGGGCATCATCCGGAGCCTGCAGCAGCTTTCTAG GGATTAA
- the LOC139838183 gene encoding uncharacterized protein, whose protein sequence is MPPRKRKGGFKKKIKAVAELVGLSSGSSSQTRPPSAPPSPPPRRKNAQPRRLRTPSPSPPPAEDDDEEQWGGEDEEDGEEHGGQDEEAGGEDGGEDGGEDSGEDGGEDGGEDGGEDLEEDEGLGGMPQELDPTLVWSPPVEEVYVAAEERLEPRDKKPYRRGITKLPKLKTWAFRDVVLVPAGKSMFKYGDPRRKPTREYPNILGGIIRKHFPGIVNLPTVAATWLGLGSTTATRKILALL, encoded by the exons atgccgccaagaaaaagaaagggagGTTTCAAAAAGAAGATCAAGGCCGTGGCTGAGCTTGTGGGACTTTCGAGTGGTTCGTCGTCGCAGACACGTCCTCCTAGCGCTCCTCCTAGCCCTCCACCACGGAGGAAGAATGcccagccacggcgacttcgtaccccttctcctagtcctcccccagccgaggatgatgacgaggagcagtggggtggggaggacgaggaggacggtgaggagcacggtgggcaggacgaggaggccggtggggaggacggtggggaggacggtggggaggacagtggggaggacggtggggaggacggtggggaggacggtggggaggacctCGAGGAGGATGAGGGGCTGGGGGGTATGCCGCAGGAGCTAGACCCGACCCTAGTTTGGTCTCCGCCGGTGGAGGAGGTGTACGTTGCAGCCGAGGAGAGGCTGGAACCacgggacaagaagccgtataggcgcgggattacgaaactccccaagctaaaaacttgggccttccgcgatgttgttctcgtgcccgctggaaagag CATGTTCAAGTATGGCGACCCGAGGAGGAAGCCGACACGTGAGTACCCGAACATCCTTGGAGGCATAATTAGGAAGCATTTCCCTGGGATTGTCAATCTCCCTACCGTGGCCGCGACGTGGCTTGGACTTGGAAGCACTACAGCTACGCGGAAGATCCTAGCG TTGCTCTAA